The following nucleotide sequence is from Triticum dicoccoides isolate Atlit2015 ecotype Zavitan chromosome 7B, WEW_v2.0, whole genome shotgun sequence.
GGAGGAAACTTTGGCTGGCTGGTCTAGCCCGGCACCGGCGGCGTCCCTCGACGCCGTTACCCTCCCTGGAGGGGAAGACGAGGTCCCTCCTATCCACATCCGAACCCCTCCGGAGGAAAGTCCAAAATTCAGTCTGGATTGGGTGGCGGCGGCACCCTCCGCGTCGTAACCTCCATGCAGGCGCCGTCTTGGGAGGCTTAGATGGTCGGGCGAGAGATGCTATGGGTGGTGGGCTCCGCGTAGCTCCAGCAGCGGCGACAGTATGAgctttgggggaaaccctagatctgggtttaCCGGATCGGACGTGATGGCACCTTCGAAGTCGTTgtccctcctgggggcatcgttttggagctcgtgctggctggaggggacaagaggaggagcggtgttacATCTACCGCAAGGCCGACGGCGGATCCTGGCGGCATGGCGCCGCGGAGGTTAGGCGATGGGCGCgtttggagatggactcgcgcaggaggaggaagttgtctggcgtcatggtggcgttgatggcggagaggcctggcaaggtcggtgcCACAGTTCTGCTATGAGGATGGACCGAGGGAAGATGGAGGTGACGGTCCTTGCAGCATGCGGTGCTTACTAGGAGTGTGCTAGACCGGTGTAGGACTCAATCCTGGTAGTGGCTTGGATGGGacacccggctttagatgttaggctttggtgcgatgtctgtttggtattaggaccGGACATTTGGCACgccttcatcaaggggataggagtagcaacgATGTTACCAAGATGATGGCTTTAGACTTATTGATGTATCACCTTGTATGGTCTTtgtaaataattaataatatgactgcatgcatcgtccagatgcagaggccgggggtacatcCTCCCTTTCTAAAAAAAATCTAGAATCCCAACATCCAATAGTCAGCAGGTGTGTGCGTAGCACTAAATCTGAAACTGAAGTTCAGTTTGAGCATCATCTTTAACGTAAGCGACAACAAAGTGATTAGGGATCTGTTGATTTACTTTTGTCAGGTTATGTGGTCTCCAGAGAAAAGAACAATAAAGCCGGAAAGGTCTCATAACGAGATAACCAAGACCCTTGCTTGAGGTACTTCACGCACAAACAATCATCTAGTAGCATGTGTTGCAGAATTTTGAACTTCGATAGATTCTAAGATATCGCATAGGGATGACACAAGAAGTGGCTTCTTGTTACTTTTTCAATTAGATTGCTTCTTGTTCATTCCCTTAGAAGGATTtggattttgcaagctcattggacTCAGCTCCTTGATCGATCGGTCGATCTGCTGTCCTGTTAATTGCCCGGTCACTCTTTCTCGCACCTACGTACAGCTGCACCGCGTGAGGGTAAAAGGCGCGGAGACATACGGCGTGCGCAAGGGTCGGTTAGTTCGTTCAGCGGAGGATCTGATCCGGGGTGTGCAGCGAGGGTTTTAGTTAGCTACGGGCTTACGGCCGCGGGCGAGATCGATCCATCAACCGAGGAGCTGTATTTGCATGTATATGGGGTAGAACGATTCTCTTCCACAGCAGAATCCACTGATATGGGGTTTCAAAACAACAAGAATCTGCAGTTAAAAAAGAAACAAGAATTCGAGGTCCAAGCCAATTTGCTATTCCAGGAACTGATCCCatatttttttttttggaaaaggggcaTAACCCCGgcatctgcatcagaacgatgcatacgtccGCCTTTATTATAAAGCAACGTGATCCCATATGTACAACGTGTGGTGGAATCCTTTAGAAAATATGACATAAATACTTATCCATCACATTACGAAAACGAAATTACTTGACGGACGACAGTTCGCGCATGACCTCCGAACGATACTAACTCCCTAGCTACGCTCCTGCATACATGCTTGCTTTTCACGCTGCCACGTAAGAATCGTTCAGTCATCAGCCACACGATTTGTCGTGTGTATAGCAGCACTGTTACGACAAAGTGTAAGATCGATATGGAGCCGGACTCAAGCTATAGACTTGGTGGCCCAGTCCAATATGATCATACAGCAGCTGGAGTCCCAAAAGTGCGTTCCTCAAGCCAAGGCTACTTAGCCTAGCTTCGAACAACAATGGATAGAAGCTCACATCAAGCACGCAACAAGGGGAAAGAAAAAGGTCGTCATGACCAATACGCATACAAGCGGTTCCCAATATCTCCCAATCTCACGAGTTGCAATTTGACTCTCGGTGGAAGACCACATCGGAACCATGGCAAAGTTTGAAGTACCTCTTTGTTGTTTCCTTTCACTTTGTAAGAACTACCGTTGTTTGGTCTACACTATTCTATCCATCTTATATAACATGGTTCGCTGGAAGCATGTGCACCGTTTCATTATCTCTTTTATTATATTTTGTCTTTGGAGAAAGTGTTTCACTAAACGAAGGCTATTAGTTATTTTCCATGGCCATGAGTACGAAGCGTGTGTGTCCTGACTAGCACCGCTTTTCCTTTCTCTTGTGAAATTTAGGTGCATGTCTTTATGAAGGTTCAGGTCAAGGCAATAGCTAGCTTATGGGTTTTTTACTGGCAAGTGCCATTTATATATGTGCTGCCACAAGAAACTTGTGATCAGTGAATAAGATAGTGATTAACTTGATTATTCAAAATTGAAATGTCGGATATAAGGAAAGCGGAAGATTCCCTTAGGAATACGATGACATTGGGCTTCCAGCCCTTTAATAGAGGACATGACAGAATCTGAGCTTTGTTCGGAGCATAACGTCTTTTTGAATTGAAAATGATGTGGCTAAAACTGGGTGTTGGTCCCTTATCTATATCTAtattctatactactattaaacaatcaaactatTTCTTTCATAAAGCCACACAACAAATGTACCCAGGCTGATTAGCACCGCTAGATTAAACCCACTAAATCAAATTTAATGGTTACAATTTATTTAATCCCGAGTCAAATGTGTGGTTAGCAATTTAGAATGACTGAACGCACTCCACCGGCGGAGGAATATTCCACGCGCTGCCTCCTGCTAATGTCACCAATCACCACAATCACGCTAATCCCACCAATCACGTTACTCCCTCCATGTCAATTTCTCCTCTACCAAAAATCCCTACCACTCCCACAGGAGGGACGCACGCGAACGTACGGAGTCATCACCAACCGCTCCTccgcttctccctctctctccaggCCCACGCGACGCGATGCATCCTGGATCGGAGGAATCGAACGTCGCCGCTCCGCCATGTTTCGTTCAGGAGCCGAAACAACAGGCACCGCAGCCGGCAGCCAACAGAGGTGAGCCACACATCCGCCTACCCGTCGAATCTATCTTCCTCACCGCGCCGTGTCGAGAACACTGCTGTAGTGGCTCTCGATTTGGTCGCGCCTGCGCCATTGGGTTTCTCTCTGTCTGTTGTTCATAAGACTAATTTTCCAAGATTGGGTTTTTATCTACGTATCCAACCAGGGAAATCTGACGCGAGCGAGTTTCTTGCCGGATTCATGCGTCAAACAAGAAACTCCTTGATGTTTACTCATGTTACTTTTTGGTGATATTCAGGTGTCGCAGTACCAGCAGGGACGCTcaaggccgccgccgccggcgtagGCCGCCCTGGTGCGGTAGGAAACATGCACGTGCTCGGGGACATTGGCAACGTCCTCCACGGTACCAGCCCGGCAGGGATCAATCGTCCAATAATCAGGAGGTTCAGCGCTCAACTCTTGAAGAAGGCCCAGGCCGATCCATCCAAGGTACGGATACCATCCCCTTTCTTCTTGCATGCCTTGTAAAGCAATTTCTGGATGATGGATTCTAAATTTCTCTGGTGATTTGCAGAACGGCACAGAACTGATTCTAAATTCCTCCAGCAGCGCTGACAGCCCTGAAGCCCCCTCGCTTATAAATAAAGCCTTGCATGATTTGCCCTTTAACTGATGGACTGAGGAGGAGGTCAGAGATGTATAACAACCATCTtgattcaaatgacatgtatgacagGGCTAACCTACTTACCTAGAATTTTACCACATCCTAGGACTTCCAAATCTGTACGATAGGAATGGCTAGCTGTTTTCTTCTCTATAACTCTCACATGTAATAGCTCCTCTCACCATGTCTGCATGTAGTGTTCAGGTATGATTCTTGCATACTGTCGACAAGGGCGCGATGTATTTCCTGAActatgtttttttttttgcataatGGTTAAGCTCGGTTCAACTTCTACTGAGTAGTTGATAGTCAAGCCTGATGCAGATATTTGAGCAAAAAAAAGCTTGATGCAGATATTTGAGGAAAAAAAAAGCCTGATGCAGATATATGGAGGTTATGCGATTCCACTACCTCTAGAGTTGTCCTCTATACTGATGAGGCCTACATTTTTTGCTCATGCAGGTTGGAGGGAAACATGAACTCTGGCAATCCAAAATATCAGATATAAAATAACTGAAGCTCTTGCGATGTATTTATATAACAACAAGGAACAAGTCTGTTTTTTACATCCGACCTCGGCCAAGCAATTTAAGCTTATATGGGTGCTTTCTATTTTTCAGAGGTGCATGTATTGAGAGCGCCCATGATTTAGGCAAAAAAGCTAGACAAAGTAACAAAATTTGTACAAATTGTACTTGAAGCCAGTGATATCCCGTTGATGGACGCTGATTGTGGTTATCCTACTTCAACAACGTGCTTGCCACACAGGAGTGACAAAGTACAACATGTCGCTTTTTTTTAGGAAACCCCTTCAACTTATGCATGCAGTATGCTGTGAAGAACTATGGCAGAGCCTTGTTTGTATCCATGTCTAATGTATTTTCATACTGAATCAAATAATGTACACTTGCCCCCCACAGTCCCGGCACCGCCTTTGCATTTGTATTCTTGGTCGTGCGTTGCTCAATCAGGtgagtttattttctcttttttttatttacaGTTGTTGACATGAATTTGCCCGTGCATTTGGTCCTATCACTGACAACAATTCGAGCATGTCAATCGGGGAAAGGTATGCCATCATCAGTCCTCCACAGTTGATATGACAAGTTTAATTCGTGTTTAATCTTCACAGAACTAATTTCACATACCATGTATGTCATACAGAAATGTTAAATTCCCTTCACTTTTTCACAAATGTCACACTAAGGTGATGAGAGAAATTCAGAATGGGGACAAAATGGTCTTCACCACTAGCGGACTCTTCTATCTCACTGGCTCCCCCGGATGGCGTTGTATTTGAGTCCAGCAATTCAACTTATAAGAACATAACATGCAGGCTGAACCCAAGAGAGAATGAGTTAGAACTACCTTTTAT
It contains:
- the LOC119340221 gene encoding cyclin-B1-5-like, yielding MHPGSEESNVAAPPCFVQEPKQQAPQPAANRGVAVPAGTLKAAAAGVGRPGAVGNMHVLGDIGNVLHGTSPAGINRPIIRRFSAQLLKKAQADPSKNGTELILNSSSSADSPEAPSLINKALHDLPFN